From the Pseudodesulfovibrio indicus genome, the window CTCGTCGTTCGGCCCGGAAAGCAGGTCAAAGCTTTGTCTGAGCAGGATATTAAGGGAGCACAGCCCCACCTGCCGTCTCTGACTCAACCTTCCGTGCGATTATCTACAGGGCTCCCCAAAGGGAGCCCGGCATTCAATTAATTGGTGCTTTCCAGGAATTTCCGGACGGTCAGGGGATCGACCTTCACGCCGGGACCCATGGTGGAGGAAACGGCCAGAGCCTTCATATAGGTGCCCTTCGCGGAGGAGGGCTTGAGGCGCATGACGGTTTCCAGCAGCGCCTTGAGATTCTCAAGGAGCTTGTCCGGACCGAAGGAGACCTTGCCGATGGGAGCGTGCAGCACGCCCGCCTTGTCGACCTTGAACTCGACCTTACCGGCCTTGAGCTCGCTGACGGCCTTGGCCACGTCCATGGTCACGGTGCCGGTCTTGGCGTTGGGCATCAGGCCACGGGGGCCGAGCACGCGGCCGATCTTGCCGACCACGGCCATCATGTCCGGGGTGGCGACAGCCTTGTCGAAGTCGAGCCAGCCGGACTGGATCTTCTCGACCAGGTCGTCGGAACCGTAGTAATCGGCACCGGCTTCCTTGGCCTCGTTTTCCTTTTCCCCCTTGCAGAAGACGGCGACGCGCACGTCTTTGCCGAGCCCGTTGGGCAGGCTGACGGCGCCGCGGATCATCTGATCGGAGTACTTCGGATCGACGCCGAGGTTGATGGCCACGTCCACGGTCTCGTCGAATTTGGCGTAGGCGCCGGCAACAGCGGCCTTCACACCCTCTTCGATATCGACGCGCACGGTGGTGTCGCGGTCACCGACTGCGTTGCGGTATTTCTTTCCATGCTTAGGCATTTTTCTTTCCTCACTAGCCCTTGACTTCGAGACCCATGCTGCGGGCGGTACCCTCGATCTGGAGCATGGCGTGTTCGATGTCATTGGCGTTCAAATCCACCATCTTCAATTCGGCGATCTCTTTGATCTGCGCCTTGGTGACCTTGCCGACCTTCTGCTTGTTGGGTTCACCGGAGCCCTTCTCAATCTTGGCGGCCTTGAGCAGAAGCACGGCAGCCGGGGGGGTCTTGGTGATGAAGTCGAAGGAGCGGTCCGCATACACGGTGATGACCACCGGGATGATCAGACCCTTCTGGTCCTGCGTCTTGGCGTTGAACGCCTTGCAGAATTCCATGATGTTGACGCCGTGCTGACCCAGGGCCGGACCGACCGGCGGGGAGGGGTTGGCTGCGCCTGCGGGGATCTGCAGTTTAATCTTACCTATTTCTTTCTTGGCCATTGTATTCCTCGATGAGAAATTTCGCTGTTAGCGACGATCCGGGCTATCCCTTGTCCACTTGGACAAAATCAAGCTCCACAGGAGTCTGACGCCCGAATATAGAGACGGATACTTTGAGCTTACCCTTGTCGTAGTTGACTTCTTCCACAACACCGTTGAAGCCGCTGAACGGGCCATCGATGACCCGGACCTCGTCCCCGCGTTCGAAGTTGAACTTGGGACGGGGCTTCTCCTGGCGGCTCTCCATCATGTTGAGGATGTTCTCCGCCTCGCTGTCGCGCATGGGAGTCGGCCGGTTCTTGCCGCCGACAAAGCCTGTCACGCGCGGAATGGACTGAATGAGATGCCAGGAATCGTCCGTCAGGATCATCTTGATCATGATGTATCCCGGATAGAACTTGCGAGTCGACGTCTTGCGCTCACCTTTGACCATCTCAACGATCTTTTCGGTGGGCATGACGACTTCCTCAATGAGGCCCTTGTCCTGTCCGGTGCGCATCATCTCGCGGACGGTCTGTTCGACACGCTGCTCGAAACCCGAGTAGGTGTGAACTATGTACCAGCGAGCACGAGGTGCGGCGTTTTCCATTGTGGCATCCATGTTGTGATCCAGCCTTTGCAAATAGCTTTGGTCCTTAGGACAGGATGGCCTCGACGATCTTGGAAAGCGCCAGGTCGACCACGCCCAGATAGAGAGCGATGACCACGGAGACGACCAATACGGCGATACACGTGGTTACGGTCTCCTTGCGGGTCGGCCAGACCACTTTCTTGATCTCGACCTTGGACTCCTCAAAGAACTCCATGAGCTCCTTGGTTTTGTCCTTCAGACCGGCTGCCCGAGACTCTACGGCCTGCTTGTCAGCGGCCTTCTTGCCTTTCTTCTTGGCCATATCACTGTTCCCAAATTATTGAGCGGTTGGCGGGGCCTTGCCGTTTCCGTGCAAGACCCCGCGCCGCTTTCAAAGACTTAAGTTGGCAGGGGCAGAGGGATTCGAACCCCCAACATCCGGTTTTGGAGACCGGCGTTCTAGCCGTTGGAACTATGCCCCTGCTCTATCGAATCTACTTGGACTCTCTGTGAACAGTGTGCTTCTTGTCCCAGGGACAATACTTGCTCACTTCCAGACGTCCGGTAGTATTCTTCTTGTTCTTCTGCGTAGCGTAGTTCTTACGCTTGCACTCGGTGCACTGCAGCTGAATGTTGACGCGCATGATTACTCCACGATTTCGGTGACGACACCGGCACCGACGGTACGGCCGCCTTCGCGGATGGCGAAGCGCAGACCGATCTCCATGGCGATGGGGGCGATCATCTCGACGTTGAAGGTGGCGTTGTCGCCGGGCATGACCATCTCGACGCCCTCGTCCAGGGTGACGACACCGGTGACGTCAGTCGTACGGAAGTAGAACTGCGGACGGTAGCCGGAGAAGAACGGGGTGTGACGGCCGCCTTCATCCTTGGACAGGACGTAGACCTCGGCCTTGAACTTGGTGTGCGGGGTGATGGAACCGGGCTTGGCAGCAACCTGGCCGCGCTCCACTTCCTCGCGCTTCACGCCGCGGATCAGCAGACCGACGTTGTCACCGGCCTGGCCCTGGTCGAGCAGCTTGCGGAACATCTCGACACCGGTGCAGGTGGTCTTGATGGTGTCCTTGATGCCGACGATGGCGACTTCGTCACCGACCTTGATGATGCCGCGCTCCACACGACCGGTGATAACGGTACCACGGCCGGAGATGGAGAAGACGTCCTCGACGGGCATCAGGAAGGGCATGTCGATGTCGCGCTCGGGCTCGGGGATGTAGGAGTCGCAGGCTTCCAGCAGCTCGTAGATGCACTTGGCGGCCGGATCGTCGGCGGACTCGCACTCCAGGGCCTTCAGGGCGGAACCCTGGATGACCGGAATGTCGTCGCCGGGGAATTCGTACTTGGACAGCAGCTCGCGGATTTCGAGCTCGACCAGTTCGAGCAGCTCTTCGTCGTCGACCATGTCGCACTTGTTCATGAAGACGACCATGGCGGGCACGCCGACCTGACGGGCGAGCAGGATGTGCTCACGGGTCTGGGGCATGGGACCGTCGGTGGCGGCGCACACGAGGATGGCGCCATCCATCTGGGCGGCACCAGTGATCATGTTCTTGATGTAGTCGGCGTGACCGGGGCAGTCCACGTGGGCGTAGTGACGCTTCTCGGTCTCGTACTCGACGTGGGCGGTGGCGATGGTGATGCCGCGCTCTTTCTCTTCGGGAGCCTTGTCGATCTCGTCGAAGGCGACGTACTCGCCGTGACCGGCCATGTGAGCCAGCTTGGTGATGGCGGCGGTCAGAGTGGTCTTGCCATGGTCGATGTGACCGATGGTGCCGATGTTAACGTGAGGCTTGCTACGTTCAAATTTAGCTTTACCCATTTCAATAACCCCCTAAATCAATAAAGTTGTGTAGGTTTCTATTTTCTAAATACTTGCTTGACAAAGCATTACAAACAAAAAAACGCCTGGAGCTCACGACCGGATTTGAACCGGTGACCTCATCCTTACCAAGGATGTGCTCTACCGACTGAGCTACGTGAGCCTTCGCACACTGATATAAGGATGATGGAGGATTGAGAGACGGCTAAATGGAGCGGGAAACGGGACTCGAACCCGCAACCCTCAGCTTGGAAGGCTGATGCTCTAGCCAATTGAGCTATTCCCGCTCACTCTCTGTAGTCCATCGACCGCCTCTTGGACGGCCTCCTACAGTGTGATTCGAAAAAATTTGTGGTGGTGGGGGAGGATTTGAACCTCCGAAGGCGTATGCCGACAGATTTACAGTCTGTTCCCTTTGGCCACTCGGGAACCCCACCATTATTACTTTCTGGAGCTGGCGATGGGACTTGAACCCGCAACCGGCTGATTACAAATCAGCTGCTCTACCAATTGAGCTACGCCAGCCAACCGGGAACGAAGTCTATATACGCCGCTATGTCAAAAATCAAGAGTTTTCAACGGCCTTTTTTCCCGCTCATGGGGGAAGAGCCGTATTGCGCTCGAAGACGGGCCGGTTTAATTTCAAAAGCGATGGTTTGTCAACCCTGAAGCTGTATTTTTTTCAATTTCCTTACCTTGGCCGATCCGGACCGCAGGCCCCGGAGCCACGCCCGGCAACGATAGTTTATAATTGCGCGGTGCAATCGCCATTCCTACCCTCAAACCCGAAACCAACACAACCCTATTCGACAACCATGCGATTATCGATCTTCATACTGGCCCTTCTCGTCCTGGCCCCCATCCGGGCCACGGCCGGGGAGCTCGCCCTGCTGACCCACGACCTGGGCGTCCAGGCCTATATCGATCCCGCCTCCGGCGAGCTGCGCGGCCGCGACCATGCGGGCAAGCGTTCCTTCAACCTCGAGGTCGTCCGCGCCCTCAAGCACATGCTCGGCCTGGAGACGCCCATCCGCGAAGTTCTCTACGCCGACGGCATCCGCAGGCTGGACGAGGGCGGCGACGCGGCCTTCTTCAACGTCTACCGCACCCCGCAGCGGGAGCATCTCTATAAATGGGTAGGACCGCTCCAGCGCGAGGTGGACTACCTCTATGGCCTGAACGGCACCCTCAGCCTAAAGTCCCTGGAAGACGCCAGGGGCGTCGCCGCCATCTGCGTGGTCTCCGACAGCATGCACCACGCCGTGCTCAATAAAAAGGGCTTTGCCAACGTGCGCGCCGAGGCGACCTATGCGATCTGCTTCGACCAGCTCAAGACGGGCGAAGCCACGTTGGCCGTATCGTCCGACGAGACCGTGGCCCAGAAGCTGGCGGCCAGCAACATCCCGATCTCCGCCGTGCACCGCATCCCGGAGCCGGTGGTCGAGTCGGCCGGATACATCGCCTTTTCCAAGCAGGTGGACGACAAGGTCATCCAGCGATGGCAGGAAGCCTTCAACGCTCTGGTAGGGTCCGGCCTGTACCAGGATCTCTACGACCGCTACTATATCAGATAGCTCCCCGGCCCCGGTCCTGTTTTTCTTTGACTCCCGATCGCCCACCCCGTATGCCCTTCCCACCATGACGCAGCAATTCGCCATCACCCCCGACGCCCCCTGGCTGGCCCCCCTGGCCGGCTACTCCGACCTGCCCTTCCGGATGCTCTCCCGCAGCTACGGCTGCGGCCCGGCCTGTTCCGAGATGGTCTCGGTCAAGGGCATGGCCTTCAAGAACTCCGGTACCCGGCGGCTCATCGCCACCTGCCCGGAGGACGACCCCATGATCCTCCAGCTTTTCGGCTCGGAGGCCCAATATTTCCACCCGGTCATGGAGAAGCTCGTCTCCATGGGCTACCGCAATTTCGACCTCAACGCGGGCTGCCCGGTGCGCAAGGTGCTCAAGTCCGGCTCCGGGGTGCAGCTCATGGAGGACCTCGACAAGCTGGTCGAGTTGGCCGCCATCATGGTCGAAAAAGCCCGGCAGCATCCCCTGGGCGGCCGCGTGGGCGTCAAGTTCCGGCTGGGCTTCAACAAGGGCGAGGAGGT encodes:
- the rplA gene encoding 50S ribosomal protein L1; translation: MPKHGKKYRNAVGDRDTTVRVDIEEGVKAAVAGAYAKFDETVDVAINLGVDPKYSDQMIRGAVSLPNGLGKDVRVAVFCKGEKENEAKEAGADYYGSDDLVEKIQSGWLDFDKAVATPDMMAVVGKIGRVLGPRGLMPNAKTGTVTMDVAKAVSELKAGKVEFKVDKAGVLHAPIGKVSFGPDKLLENLKALLETVMRLKPSSAKGTYMKALAVSSTMGPGVKVDPLTVRKFLESTN
- the rplK gene encoding 50S ribosomal protein L11 — protein: MAKKEIGKIKLQIPAGAANPSPPVGPALGQHGVNIMEFCKAFNAKTQDQKGLIIPVVITVYADRSFDFITKTPPAAVLLLKAAKIEKGSGEPNKQKVGKVTKAQIKEIAELKMVDLNANDIEHAMLQIEGTARSMGLEVKG
- the nusG gene encoding transcription termination/antitermination protein NusG encodes the protein MDATMENAAPRARWYIVHTYSGFEQRVEQTVREMMRTGQDKGLIEEVVMPTEKIVEMVKGERKTSTRKFYPGYIMIKMILTDDSWHLIQSIPRVTGFVGGKNRPTPMRDSEAENILNMMESRQEKPRPKFNFERGDEVRVIDGPFSGFNGVVEEVNYDKGKLKVSVSIFGRQTPVELDFVQVDKG
- the secE gene encoding preprotein translocase subunit SecE yields the protein MAKKKGKKAADKQAVESRAAGLKDKTKELMEFFEESKVEIKKVVWPTRKETVTTCIAVLVVSVVIALYLGVVDLALSKIVEAILS
- the rpmG gene encoding 50S ribosomal protein L33 gives rise to the protein MRVNIQLQCTECKRKNYATQKNKKNTTGRLEVSKYCPWDKKHTVHRESK
- the tuf gene encoding elongation factor Tu, translating into MGKAKFERSKPHVNIGTIGHIDHGKTTLTAAITKLAHMAGHGEYVAFDEIDKAPEEKERGITIATAHVEYETEKRHYAHVDCPGHADYIKNMITGAAQMDGAILVCAATDGPMPQTREHILLARQVGVPAMVVFMNKCDMVDDEELLELVELEIRELLSKYEFPGDDIPVIQGSALKALECESADDPAAKCIYELLEACDSYIPEPERDIDMPFLMPVEDVFSISGRGTVITGRVERGIIKVGDEVAIVGIKDTIKTTCTGVEMFRKLLDQGQAGDNVGLLIRGVKREEVERGQVAAKPGSITPHTKFKAEVYVLSKDEGGRHTPFFSGYRPQFYFRTTDVTGVVTLDEGVEMVMPGDNATFNVEMIAPIAMEIGLRFAIREGGRTVGAGVVTEIVE
- a CDS encoding substrate-binding periplasmic protein, which translates into the protein MRLSIFILALLVLAPIRATAGELALLTHDLGVQAYIDPASGELRGRDHAGKRSFNLEVVRALKHMLGLETPIREVLYADGIRRLDEGGDAAFFNVYRTPQREHLYKWVGPLQREVDYLYGLNGTLSLKSLEDARGVAAICVVSDSMHHAVLNKKGFANVRAEATYAICFDQLKTGEATLAVSSDETVAQKLAASNIPISAVHRIPEPVVESAGYIAFSKQVDDKVIQRWQEAFNALVGSGLYQDLYDRYYIR